A region of Sugiyamaella lignohabitans strain CBS 10342 chromosome A, complete sequence DNA encodes the following proteins:
- the SLN1 gene encoding Sln1p (Histidine kinase osmosensor that regulates a MAP kinase cascade; transmembrane protein with an intracellular kinase domain that signals to Ypd1p and Ssk1p, thereby forming a phosphorelay system similar to bacterial two-component regulators; GO_component: GO:0016021 - integral component of membrane [Evidence IEA]; GO_component: GO:0005887 - integral component of plasma membrane [Evidence IDA] [PMID 10198019]; GO_component: GO:0016020 - membrane [Evidence IEA,IEA]; GO_component: GO:0005886 - plasma membrane [Evidence IEA,IEA]; GO_component: GO:0005886 - plasma membrane [Evidence IDA] [PMID 14665464]; GO_component: GO:0005886 - plasma membrane [Evidence ISS] [PMID 8808622]; GO_function: GO:0005524 - ATP binding [Evidence IEA,IEA]; GO_function: GO:0009927 - histidine phosphotransfer kinase activity [Evidence IDA,IMP] [PMID 12455952]; GO_function: GO:0016301 - kinase activity [Evidence IEA]; GO_function: GO:0046872 - metal ion binding [Evidence IEA]; GO_function: GO:0000166 - nucleotide binding [Evidence IEA]; GO_function: GO:0005034 - osmosensor activity [Evidence IDA] [PMID 12821642]; GO_function: GO:0000156 - phosphorelay response regulator activity [Evidence IEA]; GO_function: GO:0000155 - phosphorelay sensor kinase activity [Evidence IEA]; GO_function: GO:0004673 - protein histidine kinase activity [Evidence IEA]; GO_function: GO:0004673 - protein histidine kinase activity [Evidence IDA] [PMID 8808622]; GO_function: GO:0004871 - signal transducer activity [Evidence IEA]; GO_function: GO:0016740 - transferase activity [Evidence IEA]; GO_function: GO:0016772 - transferase activity, transferring phosphorus-containing groups [Evidence IEA]; GO_process: GO:0035556 - intracellular signal transduction [Evidence IEA]; GO_process: GO:0006469 - negative regulation of protein kinase activity [Evidence IGI,IMP] [PMID 9482735]; GO_process: GO:0007234 - osmosensory signaling via phosphorelay pathway [Evidence IDA] [PMID 8808622]; GO_process: GO:0018106 - peptidyl-histidine phosphorylation [Evidence IDA] [PMID 8808622]; GO_process: GO:0000160 - phosphorelay signal transduction system [Evidence IEA,IEA]; GO_process: GO:0016310 - phosphorylation [Evidence IEA,IEA]; GO_process: GO:0046777 - protein autophosphorylation [Evidence IDA] [PMID 8808622]; GO_process: GO:0007165 - signal transduction [Evidence IEA]; GO_process: GO:0023014 - signal transduction by phosphorylation [Evidence IEA]) yields MGSGNNDPSNLEGAYFGNHDSVVKIMESQSIELKYAYFLLKMLLAVIHRHKYVAAHIICNELPELISQAPITVYHVMVTFYGALALIDKYPRCESDEVQLNKFANDLDIWSKQCPSMFLHKYLLIKAEMNVDKCNSIVTLDTYEDAIKYALDGGFIHEAAIINERCGDYLQLHSKQRSLTYIKEACRLYSLWGAQRKVAQLSSKYGELASPTYELSRMSLSSSDLQSSVINDFRQRSSLPQGNFLLQNSSPLRWILSNLFREESTDGGNSSDKPEDPLNASFSTRSIRLVRNFSDDGKSSVGLYSSNSSSRQGDHDQEFKAALQACLDISESIDMGSIITELVESVMRTLGADYCAFISLDEDGELYVDAIGILNGVNIVPHEPLIVRTDAAPINLLQQVISTGSSVNRGSDPKRFENVYGRDNYFNQRHSQSVLCLPIQNQLKIIGALYVEHQSLPKVFTVPKIELSTLLCTAAAVSIEKAKLYQQMDLAKKAAEEATAEKASFLANMSHEIRTPFNALLSCSIFLLDTELSEVQREYVETIRSSAGLTLNIIDAILAFSKIEHGSITLDNSPFSLRECVESAVQLVAEPAATKDLELVYLNKCGEIDTIYGDVTRVRQIIINLVGNAVKFTSQGHIVVETTVEKVSSENRYEFVISVSDTGTGIPKNARNKIFRAFSQVDGSSRRAYGGSGLGLAISKKLAEIMGGTLTFESTEGEGTTFWFTLVATAQKPSEKDVRMYRGKRCLIADGHNTAKESLKTEVQRLGFEVDQCGSASVAAKIVSSHVPNYYSLVFIDFKLVEGDKFSESKMIKKHSPLTQVVYMTIFGVSIPENTEEKGISGILMRPVQRSRLTQIIRKILNSSWSISNQVKFATTTHDKGMFRSLAVRHPLKILLAEDNMINKRVALQHLKRMGYNADHAKDGIEVLELCERELTNGRAMYDCILMDIQMPRKDGIAAAQDLNERYEANIRPSIIALTANAAGEDRQKCLSSGMVNYIAKPILPADLAAVLMGVQPLKERAKS; encoded by the coding sequence ATGGGTTCAGGTAACAATGATCCCTCGAACTTGGAGGGCGCCTACTTTGGAAATCATGATTCGGTTGTGAAGATAATGGAGAGTCAATCAATAGAGCTAAAATATGCATATTTCCTGCTCAAAATGCTACTAGCTGTGATCCATCGCCACAAGTACGTTGCAGCTCACATCATTTGCAATGAACTCCCTGAATTGATTTCACAGGCACCAATTACAGTGTATCATGTAATGGTGACATTTTATGGAGCCCTTGCATTAATTGACAAGTACCCAAGGTGCGAATCAGATGAGGTTCAATTGAATAAATTTGCGAATGATTTGGATATCTGGTCAAAGCAATGTCCAAGCATGTTTCTTCATAAGTATCTGCTCATCAAGGCAGAAATGAATGTTGATAAATGCAACAGTATTGTCACTCTGGATACTTATGAGGATGCTATTAAGTACGCTCTAGACGGTGGATTTATCCACGAAGCGGCAATTATCAACGAACGGTGTGGCGATTACCTTCAGTTACACTCGAAGCAACGAAGTTTGACTTATATCAAGGAAGCTTGTCGGCTTTATTCACTGTGGGGAGCTCAACGAAAGGTTGCACAGCTGAGCTCTAAATATGGTGAATTAGCTTCACCCACATATGAACTGTCGCGTATGAGTCTCTCATCTAGTGATCTCCAATCTTCAGTTATAAACGATTTCCGACAACGCTCCTCGTTGCCACAAGGAAATTTCCTTCTGCAAAATAGTTCGCCCTTGAGATGGATTTTGTCTAATTTATTTAGGGAAGAATCAACTGATGGTGGTAACAGTTCAGATAAACCAGAAGATCCATTGAATGCCTCATTTTCAACACGGTCTATTAGATTAGTACGCAATTTTAGTGATGATGGAAAGAGCTCTGTTGGCCTGTActccagcaacagcagttcTCGTCAAGGGGATCATGACCAGGAGTTCAAGGCAGCACTTCAGGCATGTCTTGATATTTCAGAGTCTATTGATATGGGATCCATTATTACCGAATTGGTAGAAAGTGTGATGAGAACTTTGGGTGCTGATTATTGTgcatttatttcattgGATGAAGACGGTGAGCTGTATGTTGATGCCATAGGCATTTTGAACGGAGTGAACATCGTTCCTCACGAGCCACTTATAGTCAGAACAGATGCTGCACCAATAAATCTCTTGCAGCAAGTAATCAGTACTGGTTCATCAGTCAACCGAGGCTCAGATCCTAAGCGGTTTGAAAATGTCTATGGCAGAGATAATTACTTCAATCAGCGACATTCCCAGTCTGTGCTTTGTCTTCCTATACAGAATCAGCTCAAGATCATTGGTGCCTTGTATGTGGAACACCAGAGTCTACCCAAGGTTTTCACTGTCCCCAAGATAGAATTGTCCACATTGCTAtgtacagcagcagcagtttcgATCGAGAAAGCCAAATTGTATCAACAAATGGATCTTGCTAaaaaagcagcagaggaagcTACAGCTGAGAAAGCAAGCTTCTTAGCTAATATGTCGCATGAGATCCGCACTCCTTTCAACGCATTGCTGTCATGCTCTATTTTCCTGTTGGATACCGAGTTGAGCGAGGTCCAACGAGAATATGTCGAGACCATTCGATCCTCAGCAGGTTTAACCTTGAATATTATTGATGCCATTCTGGCATTTTCCAAGATTGAACATGGCTCGATCACTCTTGATAACTCACCTTTTTCATTGAGAGAATGTGTCGAGAGTGCAGTGCAACTTGTAGCAGAACCTGCGGCTACCAAAGACTTGGAACTTGTCTATCTGAACAAATGTGGAGAAATAGACACTATTTACGGCGACGTTACTCGGGTAAGACAGATTATCATCAATCTGGTAGGCAATGCAGTCAAGTTCACGTCTCAAGGCCATATTGTAGTGGAGACGACAGTGGAGAAAGTATCATCAGAAAATCGATATGAGTTTGTAATCTCAGTTTCAGATACTGGTACAGGAATCCCAAAAAATgccagaaacaaaatcttCCGTGCTTTTAGTCAAGTAGATGGCTCGTCGAGAAGAGCATACGGAGGATCGGGTCTTGGACTAGCTATATCGAAGAAGTTGGCAGAAATCATGGGTGGTACTCTGACATTTGAGAGTACTGAGGGCGAGGGAACTACCTTTTGGTTCACACTGGTGGCCACTGCTCAGAAACCATCGGAGAAGGATGTTCGCATGTATCGAGGAAAGAGATGTCTGATTGCAGATGGTCATAATACGGCCAAGGAATCATTAAAGACCGAAGTTCAACGATTAGGATTTGAAGTGGACCAGTGTGGTTCTGCGTCAGTGGCAGCTAAAATAGTTAGCAGTCACGTCCCTAACTATTACTCGTTGGTATTCATCGACTTCAAGCTTGTTGAAGGAGATAAGTTCAGTGAGTCCAAGATGATTAAGAAGCATAGCCCATTGACCCAAGTTGTATACATGACAATTTTTGGAGTATCAATTCCAGAAAATACCGAAGAAAAGGGTATATCAGGAATTCTCATGAGACCAGTGCAACGTAGCCGACTGACGCAGATCATCCGTAAAATCCTCAACTCATCGTGGAGTATTAGTAACCAAGTCAAGTTTGCAACGACAACACATGATAAGGGGATGTTCCGGTCATTAGCAGTTCGCCATCCACTTAAAATCCTGCTTGCTGAGGACAACATGATCAACAAGCGAGTGGCACTTCAGCACTTAAAGAGAATGGGATATAATGCCGACCACGCTAAAGATGGCATTGAAGTATTGGAGCTTTGCGAACGGGAATTGACCAACGGAAGGGCCATGTACGACTGTATTCTGATGGACATTCAAATGCCTCGCAAGGATGGTATAGCAGCAGCGCAAGATCTTAACGAACGGTACGAAGCCAACATCCGACCATCGATAATTGCGCTTAcagccaatgctgctggtgaagataGGCAGAAGTGTCTCTCATCAGGTATGGTCAACTACATAGCAAAGCCCATTCTTCCAGCCGACCTCGCAGCAGTGCTAATGGGCGTGCAGCCCCTGAAGGAGCGGGCAAAAAGTTAG